GGCGACAGCTGAGCCTAAATCTAATAAGAAGAAGCATTGAAGTATTTCAAATTCGCTTCAAATAAGCTGGCTCTTCCTTCGTGTGGCAAGGGCCAGCTTTCTTATGAGTATTGCTGAATAAATAATAATGAACCATAAAAAAAGAGCCTACATTGTAGACTCTTTTATCCGTTCAGCTATTAAGAGCTTTTTGGCTCTGCTTGTATCATGTTTGCAAAAAGGAAGATAATTAGACCTAGTAATATGCCGTATGGAAGAGAAGTAGCTGCGTTGAACTCATAGCCATTAATACTAGCAATAACAAAGCTCGAGGCTAGTGAAAGCACGCCGCCGAAAAGTAAAGCCATAACCAATCCCATAATTTTATTCATGACCAACACCTCAGATTTCTCAAAATATATCAAAGACCCGCTTTGATCGCTTAAACTTTTCTACTGTATTCATTGTAAGGAAAAAGAACTAAAAACTCAAGGGGTTTATACAGGATCTTAAACGGATGTAAGAAAAATGTCATGATTAGACTAGGTACAAGGAGGAGCTATGTACACTATTTTCATTGAATATCGCATACTGAATCATTTGAAAGCGGAGTTTTTATCGACACACTATCAAACTGTTCAAAATGAAGCTAGGAAAGCTGGAAACACATACACCTTCTTAAAGGGTACTGACCAAGCCGATATTTTTGTAGAGATGCTTACTCTTGATTCACTTGAGCAGTATGAGGAGTGGAAGAAGCAATTACAAACAGATGACCCTGCTTTTCTATGGCAGAACATTATTCCATATATTGCTGGAGGGAAGCATAAATTTCACATGTGGGCTTTTCAAAAGCCAGCTCTTAGTGAGTATACTTAAAATGATTTAAGATTAGTACATCTAGTTATTACTTTTCAAGGAGATTGCAACAATGAAAGAGCTTAAAGATTTTCCTATTTCACAGTTCCAAGACGCGCTTCTTTCGTGGTTTGAGCGAAACATGCGTGATCTGCCTTGGCGAAAGGATCGTGACCCGTATAAAATTTGGGTGTCCGAAATTATGCTACAGCAAACACAAGTAGATACGGTCATTCCTTATTTCAATCGTTTTATGGAACGCTTCCCTAGTTTAGAGGCACTTGCAGAGGCACCAGAGGATGATGTACTTAAGCACTGGGAAGGACTAGGCTACTATTCCAGAGCAAGAAACCTACAGACTGCCGTAAAAGAGGTTCAAGAACAATACGGAGGGAAAGTACCCGATGAGCCTAATGAGATCGCTAAGCTAAAAGGGGTAGGACCATATACTGCCGGTGCTATTTTGAGTATTGCTTATGGCAAACCAGAGCCAGCCGTTGACGGGAATGTGATGCGGGTTTTCTCAAGAATTTTTGCCATTCAAGAGGATATACAGAAGCCAAAGACAAGAAAGCTTTTTGAAGAGCTAATCAGAGGTCTGATTCCAGAAAACTCCACGTCTTATTTTAATCAGGGTATTATGGAACTAGGGGCATTGATTTGCAGACCTAAGTCTCCACAGTGTATGTTTTGCCCCGTAATCGAAATGTGTCAAGGCAGAAGTCTTGGAATTGAACAAGAGCTACCTGTGAAGCAGAAGAAAAAGAAGCCGAAGCTTAAAAAAATGGTCGCAGGTGTAGTATTAGCAAATAATATGGTTTTCATTCGCCAACGCCCTGAGACAGGACTTTTAGCTAAGTTATATGAATTTCCTAATTTAGAATGGGAAGCAGATGCGGAGCTTGAAATTAGTAAATATTTATATCAAACGTATGATTTTCAGACAGAGACATCAGCTAGGTATGAACATGTACAGCACACTTTTTCACATCTCATTTGGGATATCACTGTGCTTGAGCTTAATTTAGTGGGTGAAGTCGAGCTTGTAGAAGGACAGCTACCAGTAAGATTAGAGCGACAACCTTTTTTGACAAACGCTGAGGCAGGCTTTTGGGTTACATTAGAAGAGTTAGATCGGTATGCTTTTCCTGTCTCTCATCAAAAGATAAAAAAGCAACTTCTAGAAAAATAAAAAGAAAAATCCACAGGCGCATGATAGAGATGCCTGTGGAGAGTGAACAAAGGTTAGAGTTTACGTTATTTAGGTAAAACAAGGTAAAACGTAATCGTTTTGATACGTTAACCTAAGTATAGCTAATAATAACGCCAGTGTAAAGGGAAACGAGTGTAAATTTTGGTATTGAATTAAAAAAACAGCTTAATCCTCTATATTAAGATACCAAAAATTGACGAAAGCTTAATTAAAATGCTGACAACAAGGGCTACAATGACTTAACTAGCCATTTTCTTGGGATGAGCAAGATGAATATTTTCACCTCGATTAGCTCAGATTATAACGTGTGGAGGTGATACCAAAATGGCTAACAACAAAAACAAATCACAAGCAGGTACTGATATTCAAAAAGTAAGACAACAAAACCAACAATCTAATCAAGGACAAAATGCTGAATTTGCTGCTGAAACAAATGCTGCTGAAGTACGTCAACAAAACCAGCAATCTCAAGCTAAAAAAGGTCAACAACAACAATAAGAATAGAACCTTCAGGGATGGTCTTAGGACCGTCCCTTTTATATATAGAACAAGCTCAAATACATGATTTTGATGTTAAACAATTCTCTTAGACAAATACGTATTGTTGAAAAAGATAAACAGTGAGTACAGAAGCGATTAAAGGGATTAAAATATTTTTACTATTCCAAGCACATAAAAAAGCAACTAAGGCTCCCATTAAACCGATCATGGGAAAGCTTTGATCTACAGTCAATACTCCAGGGAAAATAAGAGCCCCCAAGGCGGCGTAAGGAATATAGCTCAGCCATCTTTCAACGATCGGAGGGAAGGAAATCCCTTTTATAAATAGCATCGGTAACATCCTAGGGATATATGTAACAACAAACATACCGAATATAAGCCAGTAAATCATACATTATTCTCCTTACCTACTTTTTGTGGATCCCATAGTAGAACACCTAGGGTAGCGGCAAAAATCGTTGAAAGTACAATCGCTATTCCTTGTGATAAACCGGGAAACAAGAAATATAGAATAGTGCAAAGGCCAGCACTTGATGAAGCTATAACTAATTTCTTGTTAGACTCTTTGATCGCTGGCGTAAGCAGGGCGATAAACATAGCGTATAGGGCTATGCCCATACTATTAATAATCTCTCTTGGAAAAAGTTCGCCAAACAAACCACCGGTAATTGTACCGATTACCCAGCTTAAATATACAACTAAATTGATGCCAAGTAAGTAGCTAGCCTTAATCGTTTTGCCTTCATGCTTTAATGACGTTACGACAAATGTTTCATCAGTAATTCCGAAGGATAGCAGAGAGGCCTTCCATCTAGATGTGTTTAGTCTTCTAGATAAGGAGGTACTCATTAGTAAATGTCTCAGATTAAGCACAAAGGTTGTTAGAACAATTTCAACCCATCCTGCTGTTGTCCATAAACTTAGAGCAATGAATTGGCTTGCTCCAGCAAAAACAAAAGCAGACATAGCTGTTGCTTCCACGGGGTGTAGTCCAACGGCAACGGATAAGACTCCAAATGTAATAGATATTGGGATGTAGCCAAGAGCAATGGGTAAACCGTCTCTACAGCCATTGGAAAAAGCTTTTTTATTATCCAATTAGAACACTCACTTCCGCTAAAAATCTATGTATTATTTCTGATAGCTATTATCACATAATTGCAGCATCATGGAAACAAGTTCATTGGCGCAAAGCAGATTTAATTTTTGTTTATAAGGAAAGCAAGAAATATATCTGTCTGAAGCGTTTCTATTAGAAGTTTGTCCCAAGAAAGAGTATAATAATAAAAAGATAAAAACAGGTATAGATTGGAAGGAGAAGACCATGATTAATCCTCATCCGGGACAAGATATTAAAATTAAAAGCTATAAGCATAACGGAGCTTTACACCGGGTATGGGATAGTTCAACGGTGCTTCAAACAGGAGCAACGAGCTGGATCGTTGGGAATGATCGGATTCTAGTTAAGGAATCAGATGGGAATGAATGGCGAACAAGAGAGCCAGCTATTTGTACCTTCGGTAAGGGGCAATGGTTTAATACGATAGGAATGCTTAGAGAGGATGGGGTTCATTACTATTGTAATATTGGTTCGCCGTATCGTTGGCATAACGACGCTTTACAGTATATCGACTACGATTTGGATGTGAAAGTGTTCCCAGATATGACCTATACGATTTTAGATCAGGACGAATATGAAGAACATCGCAGACTAATGAATTATCCAGACACGATCATGTATGAAATTAAACGAGGTCTCGATGAATTGCTTTCACTTATTCACCAAAGGAAGGGACCTTTTGAGGCTGATTATATTGAGAGATGGTACGAGCGATATTTACAGTATACTTAAAGGCAACTAGAAGGAGAAGTTCATTTTGGATAGTATAAAGCAATATTTTGCCTTCGTCAGACCGTATTGGAAGACGATAGGCGTTACCGTGTTTATTGGAATATTAAAATTTGGCTTGCCGCTTATGATTCCATTGCTTTTAAAATACGTAGTGGATGATTTAATCCTTTCCGATCAGTTAACTTCTGAGGAGAAGGGGATACAGCTCGCTTGGGTGATGGGGGCTGTTTTTATTATTTTTACAGTAGTTCGTTATCCGATTGAGTATTATCGGCAATACTTTGCTCAGCTGGTAGGGAATAAAATTTTATATGATATCCGAGATCGTTTGTTTGCTCATTTGCAAAAGCTTTCTATTCGTTACTATCATAACAACAAAACGGGAGAGGTCATCTCACGCGTTATTCATGATGTTGAACAAACAAAAAACTTTGTCATGACCGGTTTAATGAACTTATGGCTTGATTTTATTACGATTATTATTGCTATCGGGATCATGATGTACGCTTTAGATTTCTGGCTCACCATCATAGCGATCTCTATTTTTCCCTTATACGGCATCAGTGTGAAGTATTTTTATCAGCGTTTACGTGCCTTAACGAGAGAAAGATCACAGGCCTTAGCCCAAATGCAAGGGCATTTGCATGAGCGTGTGCAGGGAATGACCGTTGTCCAAAGCTTTGCGTTAGAGGACCAAGAGCAAAAGCAATTTGATAAGCAGAATCAGCATTTCTTGAAAAGAGCACTGAGTCATACAAGCTGGAATGCTAAAACATTTGCTGTTGTGAATACCATTACAGATATTGCACCTTTGTTAGTTATTGCTTACGGAGGATATCAAGCCATTCAAGGAAATATTTCTGCTGGCGAGATTAGTGCCTTCTTACTTTACCTAGAACGAATTTACGGGCCGCTGCGAAGACTGGTCAACTCCTCGACAACCCTTACTCAATCCATTGCGTCTATGGATCGTGTGTTCGAGCTTCTGAATCAGGAGAAAGATATTCAAGGTGGACCAAGAACGCTGGAGCAGAGAAAGGTTCAAGGAAGTGTACAGTTTAAACAAGTCGATTTTCAATATAATGTGGATTCAGCGCGTGTATTGCGCCAGATTAATCTAGATGTATCCCCAGGAGAAAAAATTGCTCTGGTTGGTATGAGCGGTGGTGGGAAGTCTTCTTTAATTAGCCTGCTACCAAGGTTTTATGATGTAAGCAAAGGAGCAATCCTACTTGATGGAGTTGATATTAGGGAGTATGAGCTTGAAGGCTTGCGCCAAAATATAGGGATGGTCTTTCAGGATTCTATCCTATTCAGTGATTCCATTCGAGAGAACATCATGATGGGGAATACAGGAGCTACAGAAGCTCAAATGATTGCAGCAGCTAAAGCGGCTAACGCTCATGATTTCATTATGGAGCTCCCTCAGGGCTATGACACGCCAATTGGAGAAAGAGGAGTCAAGCTTTCAGGGGGTCAAAAGCAGCGTGTCTCCATAGCTAGGGTGTTTCTAAAGAATCCACCTATCCTGATTCTTGATGAAGCGACATCTGCCTTAGATTTAGAGTCAGAAAAAATGATACAGGATTCCCTTGAAAGATTAGCGAAGGATAGAACAACCTTTATTGTAGCGCATCGTCTATCTACCATTACTCACGCTGATCGTATTCTATTATTGGAGAACGGACAAATTGTAGAGGAAGGCTCTCACCTCGAGCTTATGAACAAACGAGGGGCCTATTACAATTTATATCAGATTCAGCAGCTAGATCAGTAGTACAGAATTATAGTAGGCCTCTTTCAGACAGCATCCTTCGAGTAACAAGGACAGTCAATAAGAAAGAGGCTTATTTGTCATGAAGTTGTCACTTTAATAGCCCGAAAGAGTGATTTTAATTGTGTATCATTCAGCCTATACTAGTACTGAGAAAATAGGAGTGGAACGTATGAATGAATCACCGATATCCTATAAACAAATAAAATGGCTTATTCTACTTATCCCAACACTGGCCGTAGGGCTGTGGGAATATATTCGCCACACGCCTGTTATGCTCCGCTATTTATCTATGGAGGCTGGAAACTGGTTAACACCAGTTATTGTTTTTTTAGTCACGATGCTCTTTGTGCGTCGTTTATTCGATTATCTTGAGGATATGCAAAAAAGACTTGAAGCGGAAAAAACAAGAAAAATGATGCTCGAGGAACGAGAAAAAATAGCGCGTGAGCTCCATGACGGAATCGCCCAGTCCTTATTCTTTTTATCAGTTAAATTAAACCGACTGGAGAACAAAGAACCGATATTACATGAACATACAGATTATCAAAAGGTGCTCAAGACCGTGCAACAGATGCATGATGACGTACGACAGTCGATCTTTAATCTACGAAACTCTCAGTCTGTTCATCAGCTTCCCTGGACAGAATCTCTTCAAGATTTGATGAATAGCTTGAGAGCAGAGAGTGGTATAGAATTAGAATTTAATTGGGATATTCCTGAAGAGAAGCTGTCTGTTAAGGATAAAGTAGAGCTTTATGCCTGCCTTAGAGAAAGTATTACGAACATCCGAAAGCATTCACAGGCGTCTCAAGCTAAGGTCACAGGTATAATCACTTCTACTGGATGGATCTGTACAGTAGAGGATAATGGAGTAGGCTTTGATCCAGAAAATATAGCTGCAAAGGGACGCTACGGCCTTGAAATCCTTCAAGACAGAGCAAAGGAAATGGACTGGAGAGTCGATCTTTTAAGCTCAGCGACAGGTACGAAGCTAGAGATTAGAAAGGAGCTGGAGCATGATTAAACGCTTTCGAATTCTCATTGCTGACGATAGCTTACATGCCAGAGAAGGAATTAGGGAAATTATCGAGGAGCACCATGATTTTGAAATCGTTGGAGAGGCGAAAAATGGTTTGGAAGCTATCCAGCTTACGGAACAGCTTATGCCAGACTTAATTTTAATGGACATTAATATGCCAAAGCTCGATGGCTTTGAGGCAACGAGGGTAATTAAGAACAAATTTCCTTACGTGAAGGTTGTAATTATCACCGTTTCTGACGAAGTTACAGACCTATTTGAGGCGTTGAAAAGAGGGGCACAGGGCTATCTATTAAAGAATCTTCACCCTTCCACCTGGTACGATTATCTCTATGCTTTTGCTCAGGATGAGGTTCCGATGTCTAAGGATCTTGCCCTTAAGATTCTGCAGGAGTTTAACGTTGTGGAGAAGCAGGCTCCAAAGAAACAATCTCCCTTATCACAAAGAGAGCAGGAGGTTCTGCAATTGGTTGCCGAAGGTTCTACAAATAAAGAGATTTCTACCAAGCTGAGTATTTCAGAGAATACCGTTAAGAATCATTTGAAAAATATCATGCAAAAGCTCCATTTGGAAAATCGAGTCCAGCTCACCCGTTATGCTTACGAGCAGGG
This region of Bacillus horti genomic DNA includes:
- the mutY gene encoding A/G-specific adenine glycosylase, coding for MKELKDFPISQFQDALLSWFERNMRDLPWRKDRDPYKIWVSEIMLQQTQVDTVIPYFNRFMERFPSLEALAEAPEDDVLKHWEGLGYYSRARNLQTAVKEVQEQYGGKVPDEPNEIAKLKGVGPYTAGAILSIAYGKPEPAVDGNVMRVFSRIFAIQEDIQKPKTRKLFEELIRGLIPENSTSYFNQGIMELGALICRPKSPQCMFCPVIEMCQGRSLGIEQELPVKQKKKKPKLKKMVAGVVLANNMVFIRQRPETGLLAKLYEFPNLEWEADAELEISKYLYQTYDFQTETSARYEHVQHTFSHLIWDITVLELNLVGEVELVEGQLPVRLERQPFLTNAEAGFWVTLEELDRYAFPVSHQKIKKQLLEK
- a CDS encoding gamma-type small acid-soluble spore protein, with protein sequence MANNKNKSQAGTDIQKVRQQNQQSNQGQNAEFAAETNAAEVRQQNQQSQAKKGQQQQ
- a CDS encoding AzlD domain-containing protein; translated protein: MIYWLIFGMFVVTYIPRMLPMLFIKGISFPPIVERWLSYIPYAALGALIFPGVLTVDQSFPMIGLMGALVAFLCAWNSKNILIPLIASVLTVYLFQQYVFV
- a CDS encoding AzlC family ABC transporter permease, giving the protein MDNKKAFSNGCRDGLPIALGYIPISITFGVLSVAVGLHPVEATAMSAFVFAGASQFIALSLWTTAGWVEIVLTTFVLNLRHLLMSTSLSRRLNTSRWKASLLSFGITDETFVVTSLKHEGKTIKASYLLGINLVVYLSWVIGTITGGLFGELFPREIINSMGIALYAMFIALLTPAIKESNKKLVIASSSAGLCTILYFLFPGLSQGIAIVLSTIFAATLGVLLWDPQKVGKENNV
- a CDS encoding DUF402 domain-containing protein; its protein translation is MINPHPGQDIKIKSYKHNGALHRVWDSSTVLQTGATSWIVGNDRILVKESDGNEWRTREPAICTFGKGQWFNTIGMLREDGVHYYCNIGSPYRWHNDALQYIDYDLDVKVFPDMTYTILDQDEYEEHRRLMNYPDTIMYEIKRGLDELLSLIHQRKGPFEADYIERWYERYLQYT
- a CDS encoding ABC transporter ATP-binding protein; this encodes MDSIKQYFAFVRPYWKTIGVTVFIGILKFGLPLMIPLLLKYVVDDLILSDQLTSEEKGIQLAWVMGAVFIIFTVVRYPIEYYRQYFAQLVGNKILYDIRDRLFAHLQKLSIRYYHNNKTGEVISRVIHDVEQTKNFVMTGLMNLWLDFITIIIAIGIMMYALDFWLTIIAISIFPLYGISVKYFYQRLRALTRERSQALAQMQGHLHERVQGMTVVQSFALEDQEQKQFDKQNQHFLKRALSHTSWNAKTFAVVNTITDIAPLLVIAYGGYQAIQGNISAGEISAFLLYLERIYGPLRRLVNSSTTLTQSIASMDRVFELLNQEKDIQGGPRTLEQRKVQGSVQFKQVDFQYNVDSARVLRQINLDVSPGEKIALVGMSGGGKSSLISLLPRFYDVSKGAILLDGVDIREYELEGLRQNIGMVFQDSILFSDSIRENIMMGNTGATEAQMIAAAKAANAHDFIMELPQGYDTPIGERGVKLSGGQKQRVSIARVFLKNPPILILDEATSALDLESEKMIQDSLERLAKDRTTFIVAHRLSTITHADRILLLENGQIVEEGSHLELMNKRGAYYNLYQIQQLDQ
- a CDS encoding sensor histidine kinase is translated as MNESPISYKQIKWLILLIPTLAVGLWEYIRHTPVMLRYLSMEAGNWLTPVIVFLVTMLFVRRLFDYLEDMQKRLEAEKTRKMMLEEREKIARELHDGIAQSLFFLSVKLNRLENKEPILHEHTDYQKVLKTVQQMHDDVRQSIFNLRNSQSVHQLPWTESLQDLMNSLRAESGIELEFNWDIPEEKLSVKDKVELYACLRESITNIRKHSQASQAKVTGIITSTGWICTVEDNGVGFDPENIAAKGRYGLEILQDRAKEMDWRVDLLSSATGTKLEIRKELEHD
- a CDS encoding response regulator, which codes for MIKRFRILIADDSLHAREGIREIIEEHHDFEIVGEAKNGLEAIQLTEQLMPDLILMDINMPKLDGFEATRVIKNKFPYVKVVIITVSDEVTDLFEALKRGAQGYLLKNLHPSTWYDYLYAFAQDEVPMSKDLALKILQEFNVVEKQAPKKQSPLSQREQEVLQLVAEGSTNKEISTKLSISENTVKNHLKNIMQKLHLENRVQLTRYAYEQGWMT